A window from Citrus sinensis cultivar Valencia sweet orange chromosome 3, DVS_A1.0, whole genome shotgun sequence encodes these proteins:
- the LOC102617093 gene encoding protein RALF-like 33, which translates to MAKTLAFLLCVYLFLAALMMDSSTVVDAGVDQRLSWVPAKARCQGSMAECMADEEFGMDSEINRRILATTKYISYGALQRDSVPCSQRGASYYNCHAGAQANPYSRGCSAITRCRS; encoded by the coding sequence ATGGCCAAAACTCTTGCTTTTCTCCTGTGCGTTTACCTGTTCCTCGCTGCTCTGATGATGGACTCATCAACTGTCGTTGACGCGGGTGTCGACCAGAGATTGAGTTGGGTTCCGGCCAAGGCCCGTTGCCAAGGCTCCATGGCGGAGTGCATGGCCGACGAAGAATTTGGGATGGATAGTGAGATCAACCGGCGCATATTGGCTACTACAAAGTACATAAGCTATGGAGCGCTGCAGAGGGACTCTGTGCCATGTTCTCAAAGGGGTGCGTCCTACTACAACTGCCACGCAGGCGCACAAGCAAATCCTTACAGTCGTGGCTGCAGCGCAATTACTCGGTGCCGTAGCTAA
- the LOC102617392 gene encoding heat shock factor-binding protein: MDGHDSEDPKQSTADMTVFVQNLLQQMQSRFQTMSDSIVTKIDEMGNRINELEQSINDLRAEMGVEGSPSPLTPSKTNSGEGKPEEGSA, translated from the exons ATG GACGGACATGATTCGGAAGATCCCAAGCAAAGTACTGCTGATATGACTGTTTTC GTGCAAAATCTTCTTCAACAGATGCAGTCCAGGTTTCAGACAATGTCTGACTCCATTGTGACAAAGa TTGATGAGATGGGAAACCGAATAAATGAGTTGGAGCAGAGCATCAATGATCTAAGAGCAGAGATGGGAGTGGAGGGTTCTCCATCTCCGTTGACCCCATCCAAGACAAACTCGGGTGAAGGGAAGCCAGAGGAAGGATCAGCATAG
- the LOC102617688 gene encoding dol-P-Man:Man(5)GlcNAc(2)-PP-Dol alpha-1,3-mannosyltransferase isoform X1, translating into MARRSATHVKHDASFLGIFKSSKVAFAFGLIIMDALLVALIITYVPYTKIDWDAYMSQVSGFLEGERDYSNLKGDTGPLVYPAGFLYVYSAIQYITGGEVYSAQIFFAFLYLINLGIVLSVYVKTDVLPWWGLSLLCLSKRVHSIFVLRLFNDCFAMTFLHAALALLLDQRWHLGLIIFSVAVSIKMNVLLYAPPLFLLLLKALGIFGVISTLASAALVQILFGFPFLISHPVAYVSRAFNLGRVFIHFWSVNFKFVPEPVFVSKGFAISLLTTHLVVLAAFSHYRWCKHEGGLLNFLHSRYVAMKMKFAGLSSSNSSSRILKKEHIVTTMFAGNFIGIVCARSLHYQFYLWYFYSLPYLLWRTPFPTLLRLILFMGVELCWNVYPSNIYSSLLLLCLHLVILYGLWSAPTEYPYVDDKPTTKKNK; encoded by the exons ATGGCGCGACGATCAGCGACTCATGTCAAACACGATGCTTCCTTTCTCggaatttttaaaagttcaaaAGTTGCCTTTGCTTTTGGTCTAATTATCATGGATGCCCTGCTCGTCGCTCTTATTATCACCTACGTCCCTT ATACCAAGATTGACTGGGACGCTTACATGTCACAG GTGAGTGGGTTTCTTGAAGGGGAAAGAGATTACAGCAACTTGAAAGGGGACACTGGGCCTCTTGTATATCCAGCTGGGTTTCTTTACGTTTATTCTGCTATTCAATATATTACAGGAGGGGAGGTCTATTCAGCTCAG atattttttgcctttttatACCTTATTAATCTGGGAATCGTCTTATCCGTATATGTGAAGACAGACGTG CTTCCATGGTGGGGTCTTAGTTTGCTTTGTCTCTCAAAAAGAGTACACTCAATATTTGTGCTTCGTCTCTTTAATGACTGTTTCGCCATGACATTCCTTCATGCTGCATTGGCCTTACTACTTGATCAGAGGTGGCACTTGGGCTTGATTATTTTCAG TGTGGCAGTTTCAATCAAGATGAATGTGCTCCTATATGCTCCACCATTATTTCTTCTCTTGTTAAAG GCTTTGGGCATCTTTGGTGTCATATCAACATTAGCTAGTGCTGCATTAGTGCAG AttctttttgggtttcctTTTCTCATATCACATCCAGTCGCATACGTATCAAGAGCCTTCAATCTTGGGCGTGTCTTCATCCACTTCTG gtCAGTTAACTTCAAGTTCGTTCCTGAACCAGTTTTCGTATCGAAGGGGTTTGCAATCTCTTTGCTGACCACTCATCTTGTGGTACTTGCAGCTTTTTCTCATTATAGATGGTGCAA GCATGAAGGTGGACTTCTCAACTTTTTACACTCCAGATATGTCGCTATGAAGATGAAGTTTGCTGGTTTGAGTTCTAGCAATTCATCATCCAGGATCCTGAAGAAAGAAC ATATTGTAACAACTATGTTTGCTGGGAATTTTATTGGCATTGTGTGTGCTCGCTCTTTGCATTATCAGTTCTACTTGTG GTATTTCTATAGCTTGCCTTATCTGCTGTGGAGAACACCTTTTCCAACATTGCTTCG attgattttgtttatggGGGTGGAGTTATGCTGGAATGTCTACCCTTCGAACATTTATTCATCTCTTCTCCTTCTGTGTCTCCACTTAGTCATACTGTATGGATTGTGGTCCGCCCCAACGGAGTATCCCTATGTAGACGACAAGCCAACAACTAAGAAGAACAAATGA
- the LOC102617688 gene encoding dol-P-Man:Man(5)GlcNAc(2)-PP-Dol alpha-1,3-mannosyltransferase isoform X2, with translation MARRSATHVKHDASFLGIFKSSKVAFAFGLIIMDALLVALIITYVPYTKIDWDAYMSQVSGFLEGERDYSNLKGDTGPLVYPAGFLYVYSAIQYITGGEVYSAQIFFAFLYLINLGIVLSVYVKTDVLPWWGLSLLCLSKRVHSIFVLRLFNDCFAMTFLHAALALLLDQRWHLGLIIFSVAVSIKMNVLLYAPPLFLLLLKALGIFGVISTLASAALVQILFGFPFLISHPVAYVSRAFNLGRVFIHFWSVNFKFVPEPVFVSKGFAISLLTTHLVVLAAFSHYRWCKHEGGLLNFLHSRYVAMKMKFAGLSSSNSSSRILKKEHIVTTMFAGNFIGIVCARSLHYQFYLCH, from the exons ATGGCGCGACGATCAGCGACTCATGTCAAACACGATGCTTCCTTTCTCggaatttttaaaagttcaaaAGTTGCCTTTGCTTTTGGTCTAATTATCATGGATGCCCTGCTCGTCGCTCTTATTATCACCTACGTCCCTT ATACCAAGATTGACTGGGACGCTTACATGTCACAG GTGAGTGGGTTTCTTGAAGGGGAAAGAGATTACAGCAACTTGAAAGGGGACACTGGGCCTCTTGTATATCCAGCTGGGTTTCTTTACGTTTATTCTGCTATTCAATATATTACAGGAGGGGAGGTCTATTCAGCTCAG atattttttgcctttttatACCTTATTAATCTGGGAATCGTCTTATCCGTATATGTGAAGACAGACGTG CTTCCATGGTGGGGTCTTAGTTTGCTTTGTCTCTCAAAAAGAGTACACTCAATATTTGTGCTTCGTCTCTTTAATGACTGTTTCGCCATGACATTCCTTCATGCTGCATTGGCCTTACTACTTGATCAGAGGTGGCACTTGGGCTTGATTATTTTCAG TGTGGCAGTTTCAATCAAGATGAATGTGCTCCTATATGCTCCACCATTATTTCTTCTCTTGTTAAAG GCTTTGGGCATCTTTGGTGTCATATCAACATTAGCTAGTGCTGCATTAGTGCAG AttctttttgggtttcctTTTCTCATATCACATCCAGTCGCATACGTATCAAGAGCCTTCAATCTTGGGCGTGTCTTCATCCACTTCTG gtCAGTTAACTTCAAGTTCGTTCCTGAACCAGTTTTCGTATCGAAGGGGTTTGCAATCTCTTTGCTGACCACTCATCTTGTGGTACTTGCAGCTTTTTCTCATTATAGATGGTGCAA GCATGAAGGTGGACTTCTCAACTTTTTACACTCCAGATATGTCGCTATGAAGATGAAGTTTGCTGGTTTGAGTTCTAGCAATTCATCATCCAGGATCCTGAAGAAAGAAC ATATTGTAACAACTATGTTTGCTGGGAATTTTATTGGCATTGTGTGTGCTCGCTCTTTGCATTATCAGTTCTACTTGTG CCATTAG
- the LOC102618150 gene encoding translocator protein homolog — MATENLKKRTRDDRNDSDDTANVDKDNEVIKGGKRNNHQRKMVMAKRGLKSLSMAVALPLSLTLLNIYFNGSSDRYVKQEKPFWFPSLLVLHTASLASTFLMGLSSWLVWAEGGFHKKPTVLYLCLAQLGLSLAWDPIVFHLGAYWAGLVVSTALSGSLVWYCRVVEEVNPIAGDLMKPCVAWAALLSLVNLKLVFS; from the coding sequence ATGGCCACAGAAAACCTTAAGAAGCGTACTAGGGATGATCGTAATGACTCAGACGACACTGCCAACGTGGACAAGGACAACGAGGTCATCAAAGGTGGCAAACGAAATAATCATCAGAGGAAAATGGTCATGGCCAAACGCGGCCTCAAATCACTATCCATGGCAGTGGCTCTCCCTCTTTCTCTCACTCTCTTAAACATTTACTTCAACGGGTCAAGTGACCGCTACGTCAAGCAAGAAAAGCCCTTCTGGTTCCCTTCTTTGTTGGTGCTGCATACGGCCAGCTTGGCTTCAACTTTCTTGATGGGTCTCTCGTCTTGGCTTGTTTGGGCCGAAGGCGGCTTCCACAAGAAACCCACGGTTTTGTATCTTTGTTTGGCTCAACTCGGCCTGAGCTTGGCTTGGGATCCCATTGTGTTCCACTTAGGAGCCTACTGGGCTGGGTTGGTTGTTTCTACGGCTTTGTCTGGGTCTTTGGTTTGGTACTGTCGAGTGGTCGAGGAGGTGAATCCAATCGCTGGTGATCTGATGAAACCTTGTGTGGCCTGGGCTGCGCTCTTGTCCCTCGTTAATCTGAAGCTCGTCTTTAGCTGA
- the LOC102618433 gene encoding xyloglucan 6-xylosyltransferase 2 isoform X2 has translation MIERCLGAQRSRKFHRALRQCKVTALCLVLTVVVLRGIIGAGEFGTPEKDFYEIRNRLYFPSRKRGGDPHRVLEERRTTSSSFATHDRNHNKNNYDEFNVKMFMEDNGEDDEKPDPNEPYSRGPKISNWDAQRAQWLNENPDFANFINKKPRVLLVTGSSPKACENPVGDHYLLKSIKNKIDYCRVHGLEIFYSTALLDAEMAGFWAKLPLIRNLLLGHPEVEFLWWMDSDAMFTDMTFEVPWERYKDYNLVMHGWNEMVYDQKNWIGLNTGSFLLRNCQWSLDILDAWAPMGPKGKVRDDAGKKLTKELKDRPAFEADDQSAMVYSLATERDKWGDKVYLESEYYLHVNWAILVDRYEEMIEKYRPGLGDHRWPLVTHFVGCKPCAKFGDNLAERCLRQMDRAFTFGDNQILRTYGFTHKSLASGRVKRVRNETRNPLEVKDKVRLLSPPYKAVKNFKPVQSQARTMDTV, from the exons ATGATTGAGAGATGTTTAGGAGCTCAAAGGTCTAGGAAGTTCCACAGAGCTTTGCGCCAGTGCAAGGTCACAGCTCTCTGCCTTGTCCTCACTGTCGTCGTCCTTCGTGGTATCATCGGAGCCGGTGAATTCGGTACTCCTGAGAAGGACTTTTACGAAATACGTAACCGCCTCTATTTCCCCTCCAGAAAGCGCGGAGGGGACCCACACCGAGTCCTCGAAGAACGCCGGACGACGTCATCTTCCTTCGCCACCCACGATCGCAAtcacaataaaaacaattacGACGAATTTAATGTCAAAATGTTTATGGAGGATAACGGAGAAGACGACGAAAAACCGGACCCAAACGAGCCTTACTCTCGCGGGCCGAAAATCTCAAATTGGGACGCGCAAAGAGCACAGTGGCTAAATGAAAACCCTGATTTCGCCAATTTTATAAACAAGAAGCCACGTGTGCTACTGGTGACAGGATCGTCGCCGAAAGCGTGTGAGAATCCGGTAGGTGATCATTATTTGTTGAAATCGATTAAAAACAAGATTGATTATTGTAGAGTGCACGGATTAGAGATATTTTACAGCACGGCTCTTCTAGATGCTGAAATGGCAGGCTTTTGGGCGAAGCTTCCGTTGATAAGAAACTTGTTATTGGGTCATCCGGAGGTGGAGTTTTTATGGTGGATGGACAGTGATGCTATGTTTACTGATATGACATTTGAGGTGCCATGGGAGAGGTATAAAGATTACAATTTAGTTATGCACGGATGGAATGAGATGGTTTATGATCAAAAGAactggattggattgaataCTGGGAGTTTTCTGTTGAGGAATTGTCAGTGGTCGTTGGATATCCTTGATGCATGGGCTCCGATGGGACCAAAAGGGAAAGTTAGGGATGATGCAGGGAAGAAATTGACAAAGGAGCTTAAGGATAGGCCGGCTTTTGAAGCAGATGATCAGTCCGCAATGGTTTACTCGTTGGCAACTGAGAGGGATAAGTGGGGTGATAAGGTTTATCTTGAGAGTGAATATTATTTGCATGTTAATTGGGCTATTTTAGTTGATAGGTACGAGGAAATGATTGAGAAGTATCGTCCGGGATTAGGTGATCATAGGTGGCCTCTAGTGACTCATTTCGTAGGTTGCAAGCCTTGTGCCAAGTTTGGGGATAACCTGGCTGAGAGGTGCTTGAGGCAGATGGATCGAGCCTTTACTTTTGGTGATAATCAGATACTTCGAACTTATGGCTTCACTCATAAGTCATTGGCCAGTGGACGAGTTAAGAGGGTTAGGAATGAGACAAGAAATCCACTCGAGGTTAAAGATAAGGTTCGATTGCTTTCCCCACCATATAAAGCTGTCAAG AATTTCAAGCCAGTTCAGTCTCAAGCGAGAACTATGGATACCGTCTGA
- the LOC102618433 gene encoding xyloglucan 6-xylosyltransferase 2 isoform X1 yields MIERCLGAQRSRKFHRALRQCKVTALCLVLTVVVLRGIIGAGEFGTPEKDFYEIRNRLYFPSRKRGGDPHRVLEERRTTSSSFATHDRNHNKNNYDEFNVKMFMEDNGEDDEKPDPNEPYSRGPKISNWDAQRAQWLNENPDFANFINKKPRVLLVTGSSPKACENPVGDHYLLKSIKNKIDYCRVHGLEIFYSTALLDAEMAGFWAKLPLIRNLLLGHPEVEFLWWMDSDAMFTDMTFEVPWERYKDYNLVMHGWNEMVYDQKNWIGLNTGSFLLRNCQWSLDILDAWAPMGPKGKVRDDAGKKLTKELKDRPAFEADDQSAMVYSLATERDKWGDKVYLESEYYLHVNWAILVDRYEEMIEKYRPGLGDHRWPLVTHFVGCKPCAKFGDNLAERCLRQMDRAFTFGDNQILRTYGFTHKSLASGRVKRVRNETRNPLEVKDKVRLLSPPYKAVKVIRNLVCFHNVVQISHRLMVKRW; encoded by the exons ATGATTGAGAGATGTTTAGGAGCTCAAAGGTCTAGGAAGTTCCACAGAGCTTTGCGCCAGTGCAAGGTCACAGCTCTCTGCCTTGTCCTCACTGTCGTCGTCCTTCGTGGTATCATCGGAGCCGGTGAATTCGGTACTCCTGAGAAGGACTTTTACGAAATACGTAACCGCCTCTATTTCCCCTCCAGAAAGCGCGGAGGGGACCCACACCGAGTCCTCGAAGAACGCCGGACGACGTCATCTTCCTTCGCCACCCACGATCGCAAtcacaataaaaacaattacGACGAATTTAATGTCAAAATGTTTATGGAGGATAACGGAGAAGACGACGAAAAACCGGACCCAAACGAGCCTTACTCTCGCGGGCCGAAAATCTCAAATTGGGACGCGCAAAGAGCACAGTGGCTAAATGAAAACCCTGATTTCGCCAATTTTATAAACAAGAAGCCACGTGTGCTACTGGTGACAGGATCGTCGCCGAAAGCGTGTGAGAATCCGGTAGGTGATCATTATTTGTTGAAATCGATTAAAAACAAGATTGATTATTGTAGAGTGCACGGATTAGAGATATTTTACAGCACGGCTCTTCTAGATGCTGAAATGGCAGGCTTTTGGGCGAAGCTTCCGTTGATAAGAAACTTGTTATTGGGTCATCCGGAGGTGGAGTTTTTATGGTGGATGGACAGTGATGCTATGTTTACTGATATGACATTTGAGGTGCCATGGGAGAGGTATAAAGATTACAATTTAGTTATGCACGGATGGAATGAGATGGTTTATGATCAAAAGAactggattggattgaataCTGGGAGTTTTCTGTTGAGGAATTGTCAGTGGTCGTTGGATATCCTTGATGCATGGGCTCCGATGGGACCAAAAGGGAAAGTTAGGGATGATGCAGGGAAGAAATTGACAAAGGAGCTTAAGGATAGGCCGGCTTTTGAAGCAGATGATCAGTCCGCAATGGTTTACTCGTTGGCAACTGAGAGGGATAAGTGGGGTGATAAGGTTTATCTTGAGAGTGAATATTATTTGCATGTTAATTGGGCTATTTTAGTTGATAGGTACGAGGAAATGATTGAGAAGTATCGTCCGGGATTAGGTGATCATAGGTGGCCTCTAGTGACTCATTTCGTAGGTTGCAAGCCTTGTGCCAAGTTTGGGGATAACCTGGCTGAGAGGTGCTTGAGGCAGATGGATCGAGCCTTTACTTTTGGTGATAATCAGATACTTCGAACTTATGGCTTCACTCATAAGTCATTGGCCAGTGGACGAGTTAAGAGGGTTAGGAATGAGACAAGAAATCCACTCGAGGTTAAAGATAAGGTTCGATTGCTTTCCCCACCATATAAAGCTGTCAAG GTTATTAGGAACTTGGTGTGTTTTCATAATGTGGTACAGATATCtcatagattaatggtgaaaAGATGGTGA
- the LOC102618433 gene encoding xyloglucan 6-xylosyltransferase 2 isoform X3 encodes MIERCLGAQRSRKFHRALRQCKVTALCLVLTVVVLRGIIGAGEFGTPEKDFYEIRNRLYFPSRKRGGDPHRVLEERRTTSSSFATHDRNHNKNNYDEFNVKMFMEDNGEDDEKPDPNEPYSRGPKISNWDAQRAQWLNENPDFANFINKKPRVLLVTGSSPKACENPVGDHYLLKSIKNKIDYCRVHGLEIFYSTALLDAEMAGFWAKLPLIRNLLLGHPEVEFLWWMDSDAMFTDMTFEVPWERYKDYNLVMHGWNEMVYDQKNWIGLNTGSFLLRNCQWSLDILDAWAPMGPKGKVRDDAGKKLTKELKDRPAFEADDQSAMVYSLATERDKWGDKVYLESEYYLHVNWAILVDRYEEMIEKYRPGLGDHRWPLVTHFVGCKPCAKFGDNLAERCLRQMDRAFTFGDNQILRTYGFTHKSLASGRVKRVRNETRNPLEVKDKNFKPVQSQARTMDTV; translated from the exons ATGATTGAGAGATGTTTAGGAGCTCAAAGGTCTAGGAAGTTCCACAGAGCTTTGCGCCAGTGCAAGGTCACAGCTCTCTGCCTTGTCCTCACTGTCGTCGTCCTTCGTGGTATCATCGGAGCCGGTGAATTCGGTACTCCTGAGAAGGACTTTTACGAAATACGTAACCGCCTCTATTTCCCCTCCAGAAAGCGCGGAGGGGACCCACACCGAGTCCTCGAAGAACGCCGGACGACGTCATCTTCCTTCGCCACCCACGATCGCAAtcacaataaaaacaattacGACGAATTTAATGTCAAAATGTTTATGGAGGATAACGGAGAAGACGACGAAAAACCGGACCCAAACGAGCCTTACTCTCGCGGGCCGAAAATCTCAAATTGGGACGCGCAAAGAGCACAGTGGCTAAATGAAAACCCTGATTTCGCCAATTTTATAAACAAGAAGCCACGTGTGCTACTGGTGACAGGATCGTCGCCGAAAGCGTGTGAGAATCCGGTAGGTGATCATTATTTGTTGAAATCGATTAAAAACAAGATTGATTATTGTAGAGTGCACGGATTAGAGATATTTTACAGCACGGCTCTTCTAGATGCTGAAATGGCAGGCTTTTGGGCGAAGCTTCCGTTGATAAGAAACTTGTTATTGGGTCATCCGGAGGTGGAGTTTTTATGGTGGATGGACAGTGATGCTATGTTTACTGATATGACATTTGAGGTGCCATGGGAGAGGTATAAAGATTACAATTTAGTTATGCACGGATGGAATGAGATGGTTTATGATCAAAAGAactggattggattgaataCTGGGAGTTTTCTGTTGAGGAATTGTCAGTGGTCGTTGGATATCCTTGATGCATGGGCTCCGATGGGACCAAAAGGGAAAGTTAGGGATGATGCAGGGAAGAAATTGACAAAGGAGCTTAAGGATAGGCCGGCTTTTGAAGCAGATGATCAGTCCGCAATGGTTTACTCGTTGGCAACTGAGAGGGATAAGTGGGGTGATAAGGTTTATCTTGAGAGTGAATATTATTTGCATGTTAATTGGGCTATTTTAGTTGATAGGTACGAGGAAATGATTGAGAAGTATCGTCCGGGATTAGGTGATCATAGGTGGCCTCTAGTGACTCATTTCGTAGGTTGCAAGCCTTGTGCCAAGTTTGGGGATAACCTGGCTGAGAGGTGCTTGAGGCAGATGGATCGAGCCTTTACTTTTGGTGATAATCAGATACTTCGAACTTATGGCTTCACTCATAAGTCATTGGCCAGTGGACGAGTTAAGAGGGTTAGGAATGAGACAAGAAATCCACTCGAGGTTAAAGATAAG AATTTCAAGCCAGTTCAGTCTCAAGCGAGAACTATGGATACCGTCTGA
- the LOC102619115 gene encoding uncharacterized protein LOC102619115 produces MSDQKTVLEEVFGGSSDSDTEDDEQQQHLEEDLFPSDEDGSQSNVSQKSSWQRFEEIGGLCLCRDFLSPEEQSYLLSAIQNEGWFTDTSHNQIMRFGDLPMWATKLSDSIREEVLLSDDLPINDGDKDVCILPSDLLWREPLFDQLIVNVYQPGEGICPHVDLMRFEDGIAIVSLESSCVMHFTQVKEASATGEGRIDNPHAVKIPVYLTPGSLVIMSGEARYLWKHEINRKQGFQMWEGEELNQKKRTSITMRKLCHVE; encoded by the exons ATGAGTGATCAGAAGACAGTCCTGGAAGAAGTGTTCGGGGGATCATCAGACTCAGACACCGAAGATGATGAACAACAGCAGCATTTGGAAGAAGATCTATTTCCATCGGATGAGGATGGATCTCAGTCAAATGTCAGTCAAAAATCCAGCTGGCAACGGTTTGAGGAAATCGGAGGATTATGTTTATGCAGAGATTTTCTTTCCCCTGAAGAACAATCTTATTTGCTCTCCGCAATCCAAAACG AAGGATGGTTCACCGATACTTCTCACAATCAG ATTATGAGATTTGGAGACCTTCCGATGTGGGCAACCAAACTTTCTGATTCTATCCGTGAGGAAGTTCTTCTCAGTGATGACTTGCCTATAAATGATGGGGACAAGGACGTCTGCATTTTGCCATCAGATTTGTTATGGAGAGAGCCACTATTTGATCaattaattgtaaatgttTACCAACCAGGTGAG GGCATCTGTCCGCATGTTGACCTAATGCGGTTCGAGGATGGAATTGCCATTGTCTCCCTAGAGTcatcatgtgtgatgcatttCACCCAAGTCAAAGAAGCCTCTGCGACTGGAGAGGGAAGAATAGATAACCCACATGCGGTAAAGATTCCAGTTTACTTGACTCCAGGATCTTTAGTTATAATGTCCGGAGAAGCTCGCTACCTTTGGAAGCACGAGATAAATCGCAAACAGGGTTTTCAGATGTGGGAAGGGGAAGAGCTAAATCAGAAAAAGCGAACTTCCATAACCATGCGAAAGCTTTGCCATGTCGAGTAG
- the LOC102619601 gene encoding stress-related protein: MSDSEAKQLTEMRTEADEKRLKYLDFVQVAAIYIIVCFSTVYEYAKEISGPLKPGVQAVEATVKTVLGPVYEDLHDVPFELLEFVDRKVEESLGELERHVPSLVKQASSQARAMASEVQRVGVVDAATTIMNSMYSKYEQVAEQYALSAWRWLNRLPVFPQVAQIVIPTAACWSEKYNQLVRCTEERGYPIATYLPLIPTERIAKVFDEGPTPTVPIDGKIETVSAQ, encoded by the exons ATGTCGGATTCAGAAGCCAAACAGCTTACGGAGATG AGGACTGAAGCAGATGAGAAAAGATTGAAGTATTTGGATTTCGTACAAGTAGCAGCGATCTACATTATAGTGTGCTTTTCAACTGTATACGAATACGCCAAAGAAATCTCCGGCCCGCTTAAACCGGGCGTCCAAGCCGTTGAGGCAACCGTGAAAACCGTTCTCGGCCCCGTTTATGAGGATCTCCACGACGTTCCGTTTGAACTTCTCGAGTTCGTCGATCGCAAG GTGGAGGAATCTCTGGGAGAATTAGAGAGGCACGTGCCTTCACTAGTGAAGCAGGCATCGAGCCAGGCACGAGCCATGGCTTCTGAGGTTCAGCGCGTCGGTGTGGTTGACGCTGCGACAACGATTATGAACAGCATGTATAGTAAGTACGAGCAGGTGGCCGAGCAGTACGCTTTGTCGGCTTGGCGCTGGCTGAATCGGCTTCCGGTCTTCCCGCAAGTGGCTCAGATCGTGATACCCACGGCTGCTTGCTGGTCTGAGAAGTATAATCAACTGGTTCGTTGTACGGAAGAGAGGGGATATCCTATCGCAACTTATCTACCGTTGATTCCAACAGAGAGGATTGCTAAGGTGTTTGACGAGGGACCCACGCCCACTGTTCCGATTGATGGGAAAATAGAGACAGTTTCGGCACAGTGA